The proteins below come from a single Aquarana catesbeiana isolate 2022-GZ linkage group LG12, ASM4218655v1, whole genome shotgun sequence genomic window:
- the SCO1 gene encoding protein SCO1 homolog, mitochondrial, producing MAARLSVVLRAWGAGGGAVCCWRISTNHLKTWPKPPGNPRLLSTLPPPPPRHGGEPSKFGPVTWKSLAITVALGGVVLAGMKYLKKEKEEKIEKERTRSMGKPLLGGPFSLIDHTGLPKTDQHFLGQWVLLYFGFTHCPDICPEEIEKMIEVVDEIDAMKGVPNLTPLFITIDPDRDNPEAVANYIKEFSPKLIGLTGTSEQISQVAKAYRVYFSPGPKDEDSDYIVDHTIVMYLLAPDGSFVDYYGQNKNNRDIAGSIALHMTKFQQKL from the exons ATGGCGGCCCGGCTGTCAGTGGTGCTCCGAGCCTGGGGAGCGGGGGGAGGAGCTGTGTGCTGCTGGAGA ATCTCCACCAACCACCTGAAAACCTGGCCGAAACCCCCTGGGAACCCCCGTCTGCTGagcactctcccccctcccccgcctagACATGGAGGGGAACCCTCCAAATTTGGG CCGGTCACCTGGAAGTCTCTAGCGATCACGGTGGCTTTGGGTGGAGTGGTCTTGGCGGGAATGAAATATTtgaagaaagagaaagaggaga AGATCGAGAAGGAGAGGACCAGGTCTATGGGGAAGCCATTACTGGGCGGACCGTTCTCTTTAATTGATCACACCGGTTTACCGAAGACCGACCAGCATTTCCTGGGTCAGTGGGTCCTGCTGTACTTCGGCTTCACCCATTGTCCCGACATCTGTCCGGAGGAGATCGAGAAGATGATCGAGGTGGTGGATGAAATCG ATGCCATGAAGGGCGTTCCCAATCTCACTCCTCTATTTATCACTATTGATCCTGACAGGGATAACCCCGAGGCCGTAGCCAATTATATTAAAG AATTTTCCCCCAAACTGATCGGGCTGACGGGGACGTCGGAGCAGATTTCTCAGGTGGCGAAGGCGTACAGAGTGTACTTCAGCCCGGGGCCCAAAGACGAGGACAGCGATTACATA gttgacCACACCATTGTGATGTATCTTCTGGCCCCGGACGGTTCCTTTGTGGATTATTATGGACAGAACAAGAACAACCGCGACATTGCCGGATCCATCGCACTGCACATGACCAAATTCCAGCAGAAGCTTTAA